From Shewanella acanthi:
AGTCGCAAATGCACGGTGGTGGTCATGAGCGTGGTATGCGCAGTGGTACGTTGCCGACTCACCAAATCGTGGGTTTAGGTGAAGCTGCTGCGATTGCAAAGGCTGACATGGAAACCGATAACGCACGTATCGCTCAGCTACGTGACAAGTTATGGAATGGCATCAAACACATCGAAGAGACCTACGTGAATGGTGACATGACTCATCGTGTGAGCGGTAGCCTCAACGTTAGCTTCAACTATGTTGAAGGTGAGTCTCTGATGATGGCATTAAAAGATTTAGCGGTTTCATCGGGCTCTGCCTGTACTTCAGCCAGTCTTGAGCCTAGCTACGTATTACGTGCATTAGGTCTGAATGATGAAATGGCACATAGCTCAATCCGTTTCTCAATCGGCCGTTTCACGACAGAAGAAGAAATCGATCACGCTATCGAAACTATTACACAATCTATTGATAAATTAAGAGAAATGTCTCCATTGTGGGAGATGTTCAAAGATGGCATCGACCTGAATCAGGTTCAATGGGCCCATCATTAATCAACCATTTTCAATAGATAATTTTGGAGCAGTACCATGGCTTACAGTGAAAAAGTAATTGATCATTACGAGAACCCACGCAACGTTGGTTCTTTCGATAAAAACGACCCTTCAGTAGTGACCGGTATGGTGGGTGCACCCGCCTGTGGCGACGTGATGAAGTTACAGCTGAAAATCGGTGCAGACGGCATCATCGAAGACGCTAAATTCAAAACCTACGGTTGTGGTAGTGCCATCGCATCAAGCTCACTAGTGACTGAGTGGGTGAAGGGTAAAACCATCGAACAAGCAGCGGCTATCAAGAACACCGATATCGCTGAAGAATTAGCCTTGCCACCGGTGAAAATCCACTGCTCAATCCTAGCAGAAGATGCCATTAAAGCAGCTATTGACGAGTACAAAGCCAAGCAAGCTAAGTAACATCTGGAGTTAAGATGGCGATTACAATGACCCCAGCGGCAACTGAACGCGTCAGATCATTCTTAGCAAATCGAGGCAAGGGCATTGGCCTTCGCCTCGGTCTTAAGACGTCTGGTTGTTCTGGTATGGCTTATGTGCTTGAGTTTGTTGATGTCCTAAACGATGACGATGAAGTCTATGAGATCGACGGTGTAAACATCATCATCGATGCAAAGAGCTTTATCTATCTCCAAGGTATCGAGCTGGATTTTGTTAAAGAGGGCCTGAATGAAGGTTTCCAATTTAACAATCCTAACGCAAAAGGTGAGTGCGGTTGCGGTGAGAGTTTCACCGTCTAATTGCCGAAGTGACGCATGAATTATTTCGAGCTGTTTAAGTTTCCCCCTGCCTTCGATATTGACACCGCAGTGCTTGCAGAACGCTACCGCGAACTGCAACGTGCGGTTCACCCCGATAAATTTGCCAATGACACTGAGCAACAGCGTTTGTTATCGGTTCAGCGTACCGCTCAGGTCAATGACGGATATCAAACCTTAAAGGATCCCATTCGCCGAGCCGAGCATATGCTAGCACTGCGTGGTATCGATTTAAGTCACGAGACTACCACGGTTAAAGACACTGCATTT
This genomic window contains:
- the iscU gene encoding Fe-S cluster assembly scaffold IscU, with product MAYSEKVIDHYENPRNVGSFDKNDPSVVTGMVGAPACGDVMKLQLKIGADGIIEDAKFKTYGCGSAIASSSLVTEWVKGKTIEQAAAIKNTDIAEELALPPVKIHCSILAEDAIKAAIDEYKAKQAK
- the iscA gene encoding iron-sulfur cluster assembly protein IscA, which produces MAITMTPAATERVRSFLANRGKGIGLRLGLKTSGCSGMAYVLEFVDVLNDDDEVYEIDGVNIIIDAKSFIYLQGIELDFVKEGLNEGFQFNNPNAKGECGCGESFTV
- the hscB gene encoding co-chaperone HscB; the protein is MNYFELFKFPPAFDIDTAVLAERYRELQRAVHPDKFANDTEQQRLLSVQRTAQVNDGYQTLKDPIRRAEHMLALRGIDLSHETTTVKDTAFLMQQMEWREALEDIRHSDSPQESIDELYDSFADFRAKLTKLLTAQLSSGTNEDALLAADQVRKLKFMAKLHDELTRVEDALLD